From Paraburkholderia sabiae, a single genomic window includes:
- a CDS encoding TonB-dependent receptor, which translates to MITTLRKPGRLQTLRPRTALRLSVGAVFAALSATSWAQTDTAADTKEQVTPVAQAESTPGNAAGNSADSASQQIAQNAPSTEQVELPNIVVVGTTPLVGIGTAIELVPANVQTIRGRDLQTQNSHTLVDYFASNLQSVDLNDAQGNPWQVDVNYRGFTASPVLGTPQGLSVFLDGVRVNEPFGDVVNWDLIPQAAIQTIQLIPGSNPTFGLNTLGGAIAVTTKNGRENPGGEAEVQLGSWGRKLAQIQQGGVIGNSNLDYYFTANATNDDGWADHNSSRLRQAFGKLRYMDSSTTISVSMGGADNTLNGSQTIPRSFLGNYTQAYTFPDTNENQLGYLTINGSHYFTPDIQITGNAYYRHYRNVNTSSNVNDDFDPDDDDEPPATNAQSVIVTDSYGASLQLTLLQRLFGKNNQFTIGAAADLANSHFTQSLQNAFFTDDRATVGDGPFVQTTDAKTRNENYGIYFTDTFSFNDEWSMTLAGRYNWARTNIGDESGIQPLLDGRHTFSRFNPAVGVNWNPTSWFTAYATYNEGMRTPTSIELACADPAAPCSLPNDFLADPSLKPVISKTFEVGARGRIGNNTSWSAAAYSTTLDDDIQFVSSQGASSTLGYFQNVGKTRRQGFELAGRTQWGPVGISASYSYVNATYRSTWTENSGSNSSADADGNITVHSGDRIPGIPANTVKLRLDYAATAKWKVGTDLTYRSDVFARGDENNQDVNGTLAGYFLVNLDTTYNVTKHFQVFGSIQNLFNKRYATFAVLGQNFFNGPNHTFDPDGITNEQFLGLGAPRGFWVGMRYAWD; encoded by the coding sequence ATGATCACCACGCTACGCAAACCGGGGCGCTTGCAGACGTTGAGGCCTCGAACCGCGTTACGCCTGTCCGTAGGCGCGGTGTTTGCCGCACTGTCGGCCACTTCATGGGCGCAGACGGACACGGCAGCCGATACAAAGGAACAGGTCACGCCCGTCGCACAAGCGGAGAGCACGCCAGGCAACGCAGCCGGCAACTCAGCCGACAGCGCCTCGCAGCAAATCGCGCAAAACGCGCCGTCGACCGAGCAGGTCGAACTGCCGAACATTGTGGTGGTCGGCACGACGCCGCTGGTGGGCATCGGCACGGCGATCGAACTGGTGCCGGCCAACGTGCAGACGATTCGCGGTCGCGATCTTCAGACGCAAAATTCGCACACACTGGTCGACTACTTTGCGAGCAACCTGCAAAGCGTCGACCTCAACGATGCGCAAGGCAACCCGTGGCAGGTCGATGTCAACTATCGGGGCTTCACGGCTTCACCCGTGCTCGGCACGCCGCAGGGATTGTCCGTGTTTCTCGATGGCGTGCGAGTGAACGAGCCCTTCGGCGACGTCGTGAACTGGGATCTCATCCCGCAGGCGGCCATCCAGACTATTCAGCTCATTCCCGGCTCCAACCCAACCTTCGGCCTGAATACACTCGGCGGCGCTATCGCCGTGACGACCAAGAACGGCCGCGAGAACCCGGGCGGCGAAGCCGAAGTCCAGCTCGGCTCGTGGGGCCGCAAGCTCGCGCAGATCCAGCAGGGCGGGGTCATCGGCAACAGCAATCTCGACTACTACTTCACCGCCAACGCAACCAACGACGACGGCTGGGCCGACCACAACTCAAGCCGACTGCGACAGGCGTTCGGCAAGCTGCGCTACATGGATTCGTCGACGACCATCTCGGTGTCGATGGGCGGCGCCGACAATACGCTCAACGGCTCGCAGACGATCCCGCGTTCGTTTCTGGGCAACTACACGCAGGCATACACGTTCCCGGACACGAACGAAAACCAGCTCGGTTATCTGACGATCAACGGCTCGCACTATTTCACGCCCGACATTCAGATCACGGGTAACGCGTACTACCGGCATTACCGGAACGTGAACACGAGCAGCAACGTCAACGACGACTTCGATCCGGATGACGATGACGAACCGCCGGCAACCAACGCGCAGTCGGTGATCGTGACCGACAGCTATGGCGCGAGTCTTCAGCTGACACTACTGCAGCGCCTGTTCGGCAAGAACAACCAGTTCACGATCGGCGCGGCGGCGGATCTCGCCAACTCGCACTTCACACAGTCGTTGCAAAACGCGTTCTTTACGGACGATCGGGCGACGGTCGGCGACGGTCCGTTTGTCCAGACGACCGACGCAAAAACGCGCAACGAAAACTACGGCATCTATTTCACCGATACTTTTTCATTCAACGACGAATGGTCGATGACACTCGCAGGCCGCTACAACTGGGCACGCACGAACATCGGCGATGAGAGCGGTATTCAGCCGTTACTGGATGGCCGCCACACTTTCTCGCGTTTCAATCCTGCTGTTGGTGTGAACTGGAATCCGACTTCGTGGTTCACCGCCTACGCCACCTATAACGAAGGCATGCGCACGCCGACGTCGATCGAACTCGCCTGCGCGGATCCTGCCGCGCCATGCTCGCTGCCGAACGATTTCCTCGCGGATCCTTCATTGAAGCCCGTTATTTCAAAGACGTTCGAAGTAGGCGCGCGAGGCCGTATAGGGAACAACACATCGTGGAGCGCAGCCGCGTATAGCACGACGCTCGACGACGACATCCAGTTCGTCAGCAGCCAGGGCGCATCGAGCACGCTGGGCTATTTCCAGAACGTAGGCAAAACGCGGCGGCAGGGTTTCGAACTGGCGGGGCGCACGCAGTGGGGGCCTGTCGGTATCAGCGCGAGCTACAGCTACGTCAATGCGACGTATCGTTCGACATGGACCGAGAACAGTGGAAGCAATTCGAGTGCTGACGCGGATGGCAACATCACCGTGCATTCGGGCGATCGCATTCCCGGTATTCCGGCAAATACAGTCAAGCTAAGGCTGGACTATGCGGCGACGGCCAAATGGAAAGTCGGCACGGATCTGACATACCGCAGCGACGTCTTCGCGCGCGGCGACGAGAACAATCAGGATGTGAACGGCACGCTTGCCGGCTACTTTCTCGTGAATCTCGACACGACCTACAACGTGACCAAGCACTTCCAAGTATTCGGTTCAATCCAGAATCTGTTTAACAAGCGCTATGCGACTTTCGCGGTGCTCGGCCAGAACTTCTTCAACGGCCCGAACCATACGTTCGATCCCGACGGCATCACGAACGAGCAGTTCCTTGGCCTGGGCGCACCGCGTGGGTTCTGGGTGGGAATGCGATACGCGTGGGATTGA
- a CDS encoding ABC transporter permease, protein MSLTDYLSANWPELLQLTLQHCYLVGLAVGCAIIVGVPVGILMNRYEWLAGPLLAIATIILTLPSIALFGLMIPVFSRFGEGIGAVPAITAVFLYSLLPIMPNTYLALRNVEAGIKEAGIGIGMTQWQRLRLVELPLAVPVILGGVRTAVVMNIGVMTIAAVIGAGGLGSLIIRAIGQSSMMKLLVGAVLVSVLAIVADLLLQALQRALTPKGVQKT, encoded by the coding sequence ATGAGTCTGACCGACTATCTGAGCGCGAACTGGCCCGAGCTTCTGCAACTCACGTTGCAGCACTGCTATCTCGTCGGTCTTGCCGTGGGCTGCGCGATCATCGTCGGCGTGCCGGTCGGCATTCTGATGAATCGCTATGAATGGCTCGCGGGACCGTTGCTCGCCATCGCGACCATCATTCTGACGCTGCCGTCGATTGCGCTGTTCGGCCTGATGATCCCCGTGTTCTCGCGCTTTGGCGAAGGCATCGGCGCGGTGCCGGCGATCACCGCCGTGTTCCTGTATTCGCTGCTGCCCATCATGCCCAACACGTATCTCGCGCTGCGCAATGTGGAGGCAGGCATCAAGGAAGCGGGCATCGGCATCGGCATGACGCAATGGCAACGGTTGCGTCTCGTGGAGTTGCCGCTTGCCGTCCCCGTGATTCTCGGCGGCGTACGTACGGCCGTCGTGATGAACATCGGCGTGATGACGATTGCTGCCGTGATCGGCGCGGGCGGCCTCGGCTCGCTGATCATTCGCGCGATCGGCCAGAGCAGCATGATGAAACTGCTGGTGGGCGCCGTGCTCGTGAGCGTGCTCGCGATC
- a CDS encoding glycine betaine ABC transporter substrate-binding protein, with translation MKIIRFLKTALIAGALGVFASLPAMAAPLVLGGKNFTEQYVLIEITSQYLRSRGYTVDARTGLGSVLLRSAQENGQVDVTWEYTGTAALVYHKLKEKLSPDAMYQRVKDLDAKQGLVWLNKSPLNNTYALGLPAEAAQKSGIRTISQLADKMKSDPKGTRHVFGMDAEFANRPDGLKPLEATYDLHFSRAETKQMDPGLVYTALHNNQLTIGLVYTTDGRVKGFGIVPLEDDRHFFPPYNATPVVRASVLQQNPKLAEQLNALSGALNNDTMLEMNKQVDIDGKSVQAVASEFLRTHKLP, from the coding sequence ATGAAGATCATTCGCTTCCTAAAAACGGCGCTCATTGCCGGTGCACTGGGCGTGTTCGCGAGTCTCCCCGCGATGGCCGCGCCCCTCGTGCTCGGCGGCAAGAACTTCACCGAGCAATACGTGCTGATCGAGATTACGTCGCAGTATCTGCGTTCGCGCGGCTATACAGTCGATGCGCGCACGGGCCTCGGCAGCGTGCTCTTGCGCAGTGCGCAGGAGAACGGGCAAGTGGATGTGACGTGGGAATACACGGGCACCGCGGCGCTCGTCTATCACAAGCTGAAGGAGAAGCTGTCGCCTGACGCGATGTATCAGCGCGTGAAGGATCTCGATGCAAAGCAAGGGCTCGTGTGGCTAAACAAGTCGCCGCTGAACAACACCTACGCGCTCGGACTTCCCGCTGAAGCCGCGCAGAAATCGGGCATTCGCACGATCTCGCAACTCGCCGACAAGATGAAGAGCGACCCGAAAGGCACGCGACACGTGTTCGGCATGGACGCGGAATTCGCGAATCGCCCCGATGGTTTGAAGCCGCTCGAAGCCACCTACGATCTGCATTTCAGTCGCGCAGAAACGAAGCAGATGGATCCGGGCCTCGTCTACACGGCACTGCATAACAACCAGTTGACCATCGGCCTCGTCTACACGACGGATGGCCGCGTGAAGGGTTTCGGCATCGTGCCGCTCGAAGACGATCGACACTTCTTCCCGCCGTACAACGCCACGCCTGTGGTGCGTGCGTCGGTGCTACAGCAGAACCCGAAGCTCGCGGAACAGTTGAACGCGCTCTCCGGCGCGCTGAACAACGACACGATGCTGGAGATGAACAAGCAGGTCGATATCGACGGGAAGTCCGTGCAGGCAGTCGCGAGCGAGTTTCTTCGCACGCACAAACTGCCCTGA
- the metE gene encoding 5-methyltetrahydropteroyltriglutamate--homocysteine S-methyltransferase, with amino-acid sequence MVTTHNLGFPRIGAKRELKFALEKYWKNESSRDELKMVGAELRERHWKDQAALDFAPVGDFSFYDQVLDMSFTLGNLPERVRGFHGDALDNYFRVARGRSARGAEDHSACCGGVAAGEMTKWFDTNYHYIVPEFDAHTNFSLDPSRLLEQLTQARKLGVKTKPVIVGPVTYLWLGKAKDDSDKLALLPRLLPVYAALLDYFTAQGIEWVQIDEPALVTELDATWRQAFRTAYEALSERRVKLLLATYFGQLQDNLELACKLPVDGLHIDAINARDEVVAVVAQLPATSVVSVGAINGRNIWKTDLTAALEWLEPLHRSIGDRLWIAPSCSLLHTPVDLSSEQKLDAEIKSWLAFALQKLDELTVLAGALNNGRESVAEALAANAKAIESRRTSPRVHNPAVKAAIARIDASLGKRASAYEQRVKTQSAILNLPAFPTTTIGSFPQTNEIRHARSQFKAGELDQAGYKLAMEQEITRAVKEQEALGLDVLVHGEAERNDMVEYFGEQLDGYVFSQFGWVQSYGSRCVKPPILFGDISRPKAMTVEWISYAQSQTAKPMKGMLTGPVTILNWSFVRDDQPRSVSCYQLALAIREEVLDLEKAGVRVIQIDEAALREGLPLRRAQWNEYLQWAVESFRITANGVRDETQIHTHMCYSEFNDIIASIADMDADVITIETSRSDMELLDAFDNFKYPNEIGPGVYDIHSPNIPSQEHIVNLMKKAAERIPAGRLWVNPDCGLKTRQWAEVLPALTNMVAAAKTLRQSV; translated from the coding sequence ATGGTCACTACGCACAATCTGGGTTTTCCGCGCATCGGCGCAAAACGCGAACTGAAGTTCGCACTCGAAAAATACTGGAAGAACGAGTCGTCGCGCGACGAACTGAAGATGGTCGGCGCGGAGCTTCGCGAGCGTCACTGGAAAGACCAGGCCGCACTGGACTTCGCCCCCGTTGGCGACTTCTCGTTCTACGATCAGGTTCTCGACATGAGCTTCACGCTCGGCAATCTGCCGGAACGCGTGCGAGGTTTTCATGGCGATGCGCTCGACAACTATTTCCGCGTCGCGCGTGGCCGTTCGGCGCGAGGCGCGGAAGATCACAGCGCATGCTGCGGCGGTGTCGCCGCGGGTGAAATGACGAAATGGTTCGATACGAACTATCACTACATCGTCCCCGAGTTCGACGCGCACACGAACTTCTCGCTCGATCCGTCCCGCCTGCTCGAACAGTTGACGCAAGCACGTAAGCTCGGCGTAAAGACCAAGCCCGTGATCGTCGGACCCGTCACGTATCTGTGGCTCGGCAAGGCAAAGGACGACTCCGACAAGCTCGCACTGCTGCCGCGTCTGCTGCCCGTGTACGCGGCGCTACTCGATTACTTCACGGCGCAGGGCATCGAATGGGTGCAGATCGACGAGCCCGCGCTCGTCACGGAACTCGATGCAACGTGGCGTCAGGCATTCCGTACCGCGTATGAAGCGCTGTCGGAGCGCCGCGTGAAGCTGCTGCTCGCGACGTACTTCGGCCAGTTGCAGGACAATCTCGAACTCGCGTGCAAGCTGCCCGTCGATGGTCTGCATATCGATGCGATCAATGCACGCGACGAAGTCGTGGCGGTTGTCGCGCAACTGCCCGCGACCTCGGTTGTGTCGGTCGGCGCAATCAATGGCCGCAACATCTGGAAGACGGATCTCACGGCTGCGCTTGAGTGGCTCGAACCGCTGCATCGTTCGATCGGCGATCGTCTGTGGATCGCGCCGTCGTGCTCGCTGCTGCACACGCCCGTCGATCTGAGCAGCGAACAGAAGCTCGACGCCGAGATCAAGTCGTGGCTCGCGTTCGCGCTGCAAAAGCTCGACGAACTGACCGTGCTGGCCGGTGCACTGAACAATGGCCGTGAGTCGGTTGCTGAGGCGCTCGCTGCCAACGCGAAGGCCATCGAAAGCCGCCGCACCTCGCCACGTGTGCACAACCCAGCTGTCAAGGCTGCGATTGCCCGCATCGATGCATCGCTCGGCAAGCGCGCGAGCGCCTACGAACAGCGCGTTAAAACGCAGTCCGCGATTCTCAACCTGCCCGCGTTCCCGACCACCACGATCGGCTCATTCCCGCAGACGAACGAAATCCGTCACGCACGCAGCCAGTTCAAGGCAGGTGAACTCGATCAGGCCGGCTACAAGCTCGCGATGGAGCAGGAAATCACGCGCGCCGTGAAGGAGCAGGAAGCGCTGGGCCTCGACGTGCTCGTGCACGGCGAAGCCGAACGCAACGACATGGTCGAATACTTCGGTGAGCAGCTCGACGGCTACGTGTTCAGCCAGTTCGGCTGGGTGCAGTCGTATGGTTCGCGCTGCGTGAAGCCGCCTATCCTGTTCGGCGACATCAGCCGCCCGAAGGCGATGACGGTCGAGTGGATCAGCTACGCACAGTCGCAAACCGCGAAGCCGATGAAGGGCATGCTGACGGGCCCCGTCACGATCCTGAACTGGTCGTTCGTGCGCGATGATCAGCCACGCTCAGTGTCGTGCTACCAGCTCGCGCTTGCGATCCGCGAAGAAGTGCTCGACCTCGAAAAGGCCGGCGTGCGCGTGATCCAGATCGACGAAGCTGCGCTACGCGAAGGACTGCCGCTACGCCGCGCGCAATGGAACGAGTACCTGCAATGGGCCGTGGAATCGTTCCGCATTACCGCGAACGGCGTGCGCGACGAAACGCAGATTCACACGCACATGTGCTATTCGGAGTTCAACGACATCATCGCGTCGATCGCCGATATGGATGCCGATGTGATCACGATCGAAACGTCGCGCTCCGACATGGAACTGCTCGATGCATTCGACAACTTCAAGTACCCGAATGAGATCGGCCCGGGCGTGTACGACATTCACTCGCCGAACATTCCGAGCCAGGAACATATCGTGAACCTGATGAAGAAGGCCGCAGAGCGTATTCCGGCGGGGCGTCTGTGGGTGAATCCGGACTGCGGTCTGAAGACGCGTCAATGGGCTGAAGTGCTGCCCGCACTGACCAACATGGTCGCGGCTGCGAAAACCCTGCGTCAGTCGGTGTAA
- the acnB gene encoding bifunctional aconitate hydratase 2/2-methylisocitrate dehydratase gives MLENFRAHVAARAALGIPPLPLTAQQTAELVELLTNPPAGEEQTLLDLITNRVPAGVDEAARVKAGFLAAVAKGETPCALISRERATELLGTMLGGYNIAPLIELLSDAEVGAVAADALKKTLLMFDQFHDVKELADKGNANAKAVMQSWADAEWFTSRPEVPQSLTITVFKVTGETNTDDLSPAPDATTRPDIPLHALAMLKNARPGITPEEDGKRGPIKFIESLKEKGHLVAYVGDVVGTGSSRKSATNSVLWFTGEDIPFIPNKRFGGVCLGGKIAPIFYNTMEDAGALPIELDVSQMEMGDVVELRPYEGKALKNGAVIAEFQVKSDVLFDEVRAGGRIPLIIGRGLTAKAREALGLAPSALFRLPQQPANSGKGFSLAQKMVGRACGLPEGQGVRPGTYCEPKMTSVGSQDTTGPMTRDELKDLACLGFSADLVMQSFCHTAAYPKPVDVKTHQTLPNFISNRGGIALRPGDGVIHSWLNRMLLPDTVGTGGDSHTRFPIGISFPAGSGLVAFAAATGTMPLDMPESVLVRFKGKMQPGVTLRDLVNAIPLWAIKEGTLTVAKQGKKNIFSGRILEIEGLPDLKVEQAFELSDASAERSAAGCTVHLNKEPIIEYLNSNITLLKWMIAQGYQDPRSLQRRIKAMEAWLADPQLLQPDADAEYAAVIEIDLADVHEPIVACPNDPDDVKTLSDVAGAKIDEVFIGSCMTNIGHFRAASKLLEGKRDIPVKLWVAPPTKMDQKQLTEEGHYGVFGTAGARTEMPGCSLCMGNQAQVREGATVMSTSTRNFPNRLGKNTNVYLGSAELAAICSRLGRIPSKEEYMADIGVINANGDKIYQYMNFDQIEDFKEVADTVQV, from the coding sequence ATGCTTGAAAACTTCCGTGCTCACGTGGCCGCACGCGCCGCGCTCGGCATTCCTCCCCTGCCGCTGACGGCTCAGCAGACGGCCGAACTGGTGGAACTGCTGACGAATCCGCCCGCCGGCGAAGAGCAGACGCTGCTCGACCTGATCACCAACCGCGTGCCCGCAGGCGTCGACGAAGCCGCTCGCGTGAAGGCTGGCTTCCTGGCCGCCGTGGCCAAGGGCGAGACGCCCTGCGCGCTGATCTCGCGCGAGCGCGCCACCGAACTGCTCGGCACGATGCTGGGCGGCTACAACATCGCTCCGCTGATCGAACTGCTGTCGGACGCCGAAGTGGGCGCCGTAGCCGCCGACGCGCTGAAGAAAACCCTGCTGATGTTCGACCAGTTCCACGACGTCAAGGAACTCGCCGACAAGGGCAACGCCAACGCCAAGGCAGTGATGCAGAGCTGGGCCGACGCCGAGTGGTTCACGAGCCGTCCGGAAGTGCCGCAGAGCCTGACGATCACCGTGTTCAAGGTGACGGGCGAAACGAACACCGACGACCTGTCGCCTGCACCTGACGCCACCACCCGCCCGGACATCCCGTTGCACGCGCTGGCGATGCTGAAGAACGCCCGTCCCGGCATCACGCCGGAAGAAGACGGCAAGCGCGGCCCGATCAAGTTCATCGAATCGCTGAAGGAAAAGGGCCATCTGGTCGCCTACGTTGGCGACGTGGTCGGCACGGGTTCCTCGCGCAAGTCGGCGACCAACTCGGTGCTGTGGTTCACGGGCGAAGACATTCCGTTCATCCCGAACAAGCGCTTCGGCGGCGTGTGCCTCGGCGGCAAGATTGCCCCGATCTTCTACAACACGATGGAAGACGCCGGCGCGCTGCCGATCGAACTCGACGTGTCGCAGATGGAAATGGGCGACGTGGTCGAACTGCGTCCGTACGAAGGCAAGGCGCTGAAGAACGGCGCAGTGATCGCCGAATTCCAGGTCAAGTCCGACGTGCTGTTCGACGAAGTGCGCGCCGGCGGCCGCATTCCGCTGATCATCGGCCGCGGTTTGACGGCCAAGGCGCGTGAAGCGCTGGGCCTCGCACCGTCCGCACTCTTCCGTCTGCCGCAGCAGCCGGCCAACAGCGGCAAGGGCTTCTCGCTGGCGCAGAAGATGGTTGGCCGCGCCTGCGGTCTGCCGGAAGGCCAGGGCGTGCGTCCCGGCACGTACTGCGAACCGAAGATGACCTCGGTCGGCTCGCAAGATACGACGGGCCCGATGACCCGCGACGAACTGAAGGACCTGGCGTGCCTCGGCTTCTCGGCCGATCTCGTCATGCAATCGTTCTGCCACACGGCTGCGTATCCGAAGCCCGTCGACGTGAAGACGCACCAGACGCTGCCGAACTTCATCAGCAACCGTGGCGGCATCGCGCTGCGCCCGGGCGACGGCGTGATCCACTCGTGGCTGAATCGCATGCTGCTGCCCGACACCGTCGGCACGGGCGGCGACTCGCACACGCGTTTCCCGATCGGCATCAGCTTCCCGGCAGGTTCGGGTCTGGTCGCTTTCGCGGCGGCTACGGGCACGATGCCGCTCGATATGCCGGAATCGGTGCTGGTCCGCTTCAAGGGCAAGATGCAGCCGGGCGTGACGCTGCGCGACCTCGTCAACGCGATCCCGCTGTGGGCGATCAAGGAAGGCACGCTGACGGTCGCCAAGCAAGGCAAGAAGAACATTTTCTCGGGCCGCATTCTCGAAATCGAAGGTCTGCCGGATCTGAAGGTCGAGCAGGCGTTCGAACTGTCGGATGCATCGGCTGAACGTTCGGCCGCCGGTTGCACGGTGCACCTGAACAAGGAACCGATCATCGAATACCTCAACAGCAACATCACGCTGCTGAAGTGGATGATCGCGCAGGGCTATCAGGACCCGCGCAGCCTGCAGCGCCGTATCAAGGCGATGGAAGCATGGCTCGCCGATCCGCAACTGCTGCAACCGGATGCCGACGCCGAATACGCGGCTGTCATCGAAATCGATCTGGCTGACGTTCACGAGCCGATCGTCGCCTGCCCGAATGATCCCGACGATGTGAAGACGCTGTCGGACGTTGCTGGTGCGAAGATCGACGAAGTGTTCATCGGCTCCTGCATGACGAACATCGGTCACTTCCGTGCCGCGTCGAAGCTGCTCGAAGGCAAGCGCGACATTCCTGTCAAGCTGTGGGTCGCGCCTCCGACCAAGATGGACCAGAAGCAGCTGACGGAAGAAGGTCACTACGGCGTGTTCGGCACGGCTGGCGCGCGTACGGAAATGCCGGGCTGCTCGCTGTGCATGGGCAACCAGGCACAGGTGCGCGAAGGCGCGACGGTCATGTCGACGTCGACGCGTAACTTCCCGAACCGTCTGGGCAAGAACACGAACGTGTATCTCGGCTCGGCGGAACTGGCGGCGATCTGCTCGCGTCTGGGCAGGATTCCGTCGAAGGAAGAGTACATGGCCGACATCGGCGTGATCAACGCGAACGGCGACAAGATCTACCAGTACATGAACTTCGACCAGATCGAAGACTTCAAGGAAGTGGCAGACACTGTGCAGGTGTAA
- a CDS encoding LysR family transcriptional regulator codes for MLERSHLMVVREVERQGSLTAAADTLNLTQSALSHAVKKLEQQLGTPVWTREGRSMRLTQAGQYLLGLANRMLPQFELAEERMKQYAQGERGTLRIGMECAPCYQWLLKVVSPYLARWPDVDVDVKQRFQFGGIGALIGYEIDVLVTPDPLKKPELHFQPVFDYEQVLVVADEHRLASEAYVTPEQVAKEVLITYPVETDRLDIYTQFLTPANVVPRRHKVIETTDIMLQMVASGRGVAALPRWLAEEYAGWMPLTPLQLGKKGIAKQIFLGTRKADDEIEYLAAFVKTAREAKWGEARVRG; via the coding sequence ATGCTGGAGCGCAGTCATCTGATGGTCGTGCGTGAAGTCGAGCGACAAGGTTCGCTCACAGCGGCCGCCGATACGCTCAATCTCACGCAATCGGCTCTGAGCCATGCAGTGAAGAAACTGGAGCAGCAACTGGGCACGCCTGTCTGGACGCGTGAAGGCCGTTCGATGCGGCTCACGCAGGCCGGTCAGTATCTGCTCGGGCTTGCGAACCGCATGCTGCCGCAGTTCGAGCTGGCCGAAGAGCGCATGAAGCAGTACGCGCAAGGCGAGCGCGGCACGCTGCGCATCGGCATGGAGTGCGCGCCGTGTTATCAGTGGCTGCTCAAGGTGGTGTCGCCGTATCTTGCGCGCTGGCCCGATGTCGATGTGGATGTGAAGCAGCGTTTTCAGTTCGGCGGTATTGGCGCGCTGATCGGCTACGAGATCGATGTGCTCGTGACACCTGATCCGCTAAAGAAGCCCGAATTGCACTTTCAGCCGGTGTTCGACTATGAGCAGGTGCTGGTTGTCGCCGATGAGCACAGGCTTGCGAGTGAAGCCTACGTCACGCCGGAACAGGTCGCGAAGGAAGTGCTGATCACGTATCCCGTCGAAACCGATCGGCTCGACATCTACACACAGTTCCTGACGCCCGCGAACGTCGTGCCGAGGCGCCACAAGGTGATCGAGACGACCGACATCATGTTGCAGATGGTCGCAAGCGGTAGAGGCGTGGCGGCGCTGCCGCGCTGGCTCGCGGAAGAATACGCGGGCTGGATGCCGCTTACGCCGCTGCAACTCGGCAAGAAGGGAATCGCGAAACAGATCTTTCTCGGCACGCGCAAGGCCGATGACGAGATCGAATACCTGGCGGCGTTCGTCAAGACGGCGCGTGAGGCGAAGTGGGGGGAGGCGAGGGTGCGGGGGTAG
- a CDS encoding ABC transporter permease, producing MTRRTVQLVGSLVAVVLVAVLLTRAIDASTWHQYSGDLVYYTGRHLSLVGISMTLAIVVGIPAGVVLSRPALARQAESFMQIFNIGNTVPSLAVLAIALGIFGIGDIPAIIALFLASLLPITRNTYEGMKNVPASLLEAARGIGMTNMQSLTRVELPNAMPIVVGGVRTALAINVGTAPLAYLIGADSLGTLIFPGIYLNNNQMLLLGAAGTAILALLLDAIVSAASRRWTTGSEVTP from the coding sequence ATGACCCGACGCACTGTCCAACTCGTGGGCAGCCTGGTGGCGGTCGTGCTCGTCGCCGTGCTTTTGACACGCGCCATCGATGCGAGCACGTGGCATCAATACTCCGGCGATCTCGTGTACTACACCGGCCGTCATCTCTCGCTCGTGGGGATTTCGATGACGCTCGCCATCGTGGTCGGCATTCCCGCTGGTGTTGTGCTCAGCCGTCCTGCCCTCGCGCGGCAGGCGGAAAGCTTCATGCAGATTTTCAACATCGGCAATACCGTGCCTTCGCTTGCCGTGCTGGCGATTGCACTCGGCATCTTCGGTATCGGCGATATCCCCGCCATCATTGCGCTGTTTCTCGCGTCGCTGTTGCCGATTACGCGCAACACTTACGAGGGCATGAAGAACGTGCCGGCATCGTTGCTCGAAGCCGCACGCGGCATCGGCATGACGAACATGCAGTCGCTCACGCGCGTGGAGTTACCCAACGCGATGCCGATCGTCGTCGGCGGCGTGCGTACGGCGCTTGCGATCAACGTGGGCACTGCGCCGCTTGCGTATCTGATCGGCGCGGACAGTCTCGGCACACTGATTTTTCCGGGCATCTATCTGAACAACAACCAGATGTTGCTGCTCGGCGCGGCGGGAACCGCGATCCTCGCGCTGTTGCTCGATGCGATCGTGTCCGCAGCAAGCCGGCGCTGGACGACGGGAAGCGAGGTGACACCATGA